Proteins encoded within one genomic window of Humulus lupulus chromosome 1, drHumLupu1.1, whole genome shotgun sequence:
- the LOC133807782 gene encoding uncharacterized protein LOC133807782, which translates to MDSWPILSWNIRGLNRVNKQISVQELFRKNKIGIGGLMETKLRGKKIDEFMEHRFPNWDYFTSPGTEGRLLILWRKGIANMSILEDSPQLVHCQIRLVGHKTSFFVTFVYGFHSIDTRRSLWHDLSRLSLSVKSWMVIGNFNAPFSVGDRTGGCSLDSSELVDSVGWKSVAKVEAIKSMGSYFTWTNNQDGLARIYSKIDHALIDEDWLDVFPQSVAVFQWEAVSDHCSCIVSNISLKSMGTKLFRYYNFWSNHPDFKQIVLKSWKAPVQMSGLKAIFTRLVRLKHHLKKLNRDWFGDVGLGYHLALEALKTAQFQAQEKPLDFQLQEAVKEKATEFNFHEKIYHSFLVQRSKVNWLRHGDVNSSFFHAFLKRRKAENSIVSYTNDNGLLVDDFKEVVSHFTEHFKSHLGSPSSASGVVD; encoded by the coding sequence ATGGATAGCTGGCCTATATTGAGTTGGAATATAAGGGGACTGAACAGGGTGAATAAACAAATTTCAGTCCAAGAATTGTTTAGGAAGAATAAGATTGGTATAGGTGGTTTAATGGAAACTAAATTGCGTGGTAAGAAAATTGATGAGTTTATGGAACATAGATTTCCTAATTGGGACTATTTCACTAGCCCAGGAACTGAAGGGAGGCTGTTGATTCTATGGAGGAAAGGTATAGCTAATATGAGCATCTTGGAAGACTCTCCTCAATTGGTTCACTGCCAAATCAGGTTGGTTGGTCACAAGACTAGTTTCTTTGTCACATTTGTTTATGGCTTCCATTCAATTGATACTAGGAGGAGTCTTTGGCATGATCTATCTCGTCTATCTCTATCTGTCAAATCTTGGATGGTTATTGGCAACTTTAATGCACCATTTTCAGTTGGTGATAGGACTGGTGGCTGCTCTTTGGATAGCTCTGAGTTGGTTGATTCTGTAGGATGGAAATCTGTTGCTAAAGTTGAGGCTATCAAGAGCATGGGTTCCTACTTCACATGGACTAATAACCAAGATGGTTTAGCAAGAATTTATTCCAAAATAGACCATGCTCTTATAGATGAAGATTGGCTGGACGTTTTTCCTCAAAGTGTGGCTGTTTTTCAATGGGAGGCGGTATCGGATCATTGCTCATGTATTGTTTCTAATATCTCCTTGAAATCTATGGGAACTAAGCTTTTCAGATATTATAACTTTTGGTCTAATCACCCTGATTTTAAACAAATAGTTTTGAAGAGCTGGAAAGCTCCAGTGCAGATGTCTGGGCTGAAGGCAATCTTTACAAGACTTGTTCGTCTAAAACATCACCTTAAAAAGCTAAACAGGGACTGGTTTGGGGATGTGGGATTAGGCTATCATTTGGCTTTGGAAGCTCTGAAAACTGCCCAATTTCAAGCTCAAGAGAAGCCACTAGACTTTCAATTACAAGAGGCAGTTAAAGAGAAGGCTACAGAGTttaattttcatgaaaaaatctaTCATAGTTTCTTAGTCCAGCGCAGTAAGGTCAATTGGTTAAGGCATGGGGATGTGAATTCTTCTTTCTTTCATGCGTTCTTGAAGAGGAGAAAAGCAGAGAATTCTATTGTTTCTTATACTAATGATAATGGGTTACTGGTTGATGATTTCAAGGAGGTTGTAAGCCATTTTACTGAGCATTTTAAAAGTCATTTGGGCAGTCCCAGTTCGGCTTCAGGGGTGGTTGATTAG